In one Bacillota bacterium genomic region, the following are encoded:
- a CDS encoding OB-fold domain-containing protein → MGAHISVQMYQRTLDERYLLEASRCAACFSLVFPRKGTCPGCGALEGFQPVRLRGTGTVYAVTQLAGGGAPPEFLRQAEVKGGYVVAIIQVDEGPRVVAQVADASEMPAIGTRVRAVLRRIYEEEGVVRYGYKFKADTV, encoded by the coding sequence GTGGGCGCCCACATTTCCGTACAGATGTACCAGAGGACCTTGGATGAACGTTACCTCCTGGAAGCCTCCCGCTGCGCAGCCTGCTTTAGCCTGGTGTTCCCCAGGAAGGGGACCTGCCCAGGTTGCGGGGCTCTCGAGGGGTTCCAGCCGGTAAGACTTAGAGGCACCGGGACAGTCTACGCAGTGACCCAGCTGGCCGGGGGCGGGGCCCCCCCTGAGTTTCTCAGGCAGGCTGAGGTCAAGGGGGGCTACGTGGTGGCCATCATCCAGGTGGATGAGGGCCCCCGGGTGGTCGCCCAGGTGGCTGACGCCAGCGAAATGCCAGCGATAGGCACGAGGGTAAGAGCGGTTTTGAGACGCATCTACGAGGAAGAGGGTGTAGTCCGCTACGGCTACAAGTTCAAGGCGGACACCGTTTAA
- a CDS encoding thiolase domain-containing protein yields the protein MRKVALVSADQSRFGEFGSMGIKELFQEAYRETLEGLDYPLEGRRIQAAYIGSLGVGGFQLGQSAPLLTTHLGLGAIPSVRVENACASGGYALLEAIRAVASGEHDLVLAAGVEKMRDMSSSKGRYWLGVSGDTEYERLAGLTFAGIYALMASRYMHEYGAKKRHLAMVAVKNHANGVKNPKAHMRKAISLEQAMAAPNVAWPLGLFDCSLTSDGAACALVAPLEMAIEFTKKPVAVVGYGAASDHLAVHDREVVTSLGASVEAGRRAMAMAGMGPGDIQVAEVHDCFTIAEILAYEDLGFCARGQAPRLLEEGFTLNGGRVAVNPSGGLKSKGHPLGATGVAQAAEIFHQLRDECGARQVKGAHTGLSHNVGGSGGSASVVIYQRA from the coding sequence TTGCGGAAGGTAGCGCTAGTGTCGGCTGACCAGAGCCGCTTCGGTGAGTTTGGTTCCATGGGCATCAAGGAGCTCTTCCAGGAGGCCTACCGGGAAACCCTGGAAGGCCTGGACTATCCCCTTGAAGGTCGCCGGATCCAGGCCGCCTACATCGGCTCCCTGGGGGTGGGGGGCTTCCAGCTGGGCCAGTCAGCACCGCTCCTAACAACCCACCTGGGGCTGGGTGCCATCCCCTCGGTCAGGGTGGAGAACGCCTGCGCCTCCGGGGGGTACGCGCTCCTGGAGGCCATAAGGGCCGTGGCCTCGGGGGAGCATGACCTGGTGCTGGCTGCCGGCGTTGAGAAGATGCGGGACATGTCCTCCTCCAAGGGCCGCTACTGGCTGGGTGTCTCCGGGGACACGGAATACGAGAGGCTGGCAGGCCTCACCTTCGCGGGGATATACGCGCTCATGGCATCCAGGTACATGCACGAGTACGGGGCAAAGAAGAGGCACCTCGCAATGGTGGCCGTGAAGAACCACGCCAACGGGGTGAAAAACCCCAAGGCGCACATGAGAAAGGCCATAAGCCTGGAGCAGGCCATGGCCGCTCCCAACGTGGCTTGGCCCCTGGGCCTATTCGACTGCTCCCTGACCTCGGATGGTGCCGCCTGCGCCCTGGTGGCTCCCCTGGAGATGGCAATAGAGTTCACGAAGAAACCCGTGGCGGTGGTGGGTTACGGCGCCGCCTCTGACCACCTGGCGGTCCACGATCGCGAGGTAGTGACATCCCTGGGGGCCTCGGTGGAGGCCGGCCGGAGGGCGATGGCCATGGCGGGGATGGGCCCCGGAGACATCCAGGTGGCGGAGGTCCATGACTGCTTCACCATCGCTGAGATCCTGGCCTACGAGGACCTGGGCTTCTGCGCCCGGGGGCAGGCACCCAGGCTCCTGGAGGAGGGCTTTACCCTCAACGGCGGCCGGGTGGCGGTCAACCCTAGCGGGGGCCTGAAGTCCAAGGGACACCCGCTGGGGGCCACGGGGGTTGCCCAGGCGGCGGAGATATTCCACCAGCTGAGGGACGAGTGTGGCGCGCGCCAGGTCAAGGGGGCCCACACCGGCCTATCTCACAACGTGGGGGGCTCAGGGGGCTCGGCCTCGGTCGTTATATATCAAAGAGCGTAG
- a CDS encoding CoA-transferase codes for MGDHSQGEMMIVAAARMLRDNERAFIGIGQPNLAANLAKRLYAPGLVMIYEAGVIGADPLRLPLSIGDPCLVSGALSVCSMYEVFSLYLQRGLIDVGFLGAAQVDRFGNLNSTVIGDYHNPKVRLAGSGGACDIAILSRRTLILIPHSPRRFPERVDFITSPGYLGHRSQREALGISGGPEAVITNLGVMKFDETGEMYLAALHSGVSVTEVKENTGWDLKVSRNLEENAPPTPEELRVLREELDPHRIYLGKLE; via the coding sequence ATGGGCGATCACTCGCAGGGTGAGATGATGATCGTGGCGGCGGCCCGCATGCTGAGGGACAATGAGAGGGCCTTCATCGGCATCGGCCAGCCCAATCTCGCGGCCAACCTCGCGAAGAGGCTGTACGCGCCGGGCCTGGTGATGATATATGAGGCTGGGGTAATAGGGGCAGACCCACTGAGGCTGCCCCTGTCCATAGGTGACCCCTGCCTGGTATCAGGGGCACTTTCCGTGTGCTCCATGTACGAGGTGTTCTCCCTCTACCTTCAAAGAGGCCTCATAGACGTAGGTTTCCTGGGAGCCGCCCAGGTGGACCGTTTTGGTAACCTCAACTCAACGGTGATCGGGGATTACCATAATCCCAAGGTACGGCTGGCCGGTAGCGGTGGTGCCTGCGACATAGCCATCCTCTCTAGGAGGACCCTTATCCTCATCCCTCACTCGCCGCGCCGCTTTCCGGAGAGGGTAGACTTCATCACCAGCCCTGGCTACCTGGGCCACAGGTCCCAGCGGGAAGCCCTGGGTATCAGTGGAGGCCCAGAGGCCGTCATAACCAACCTGGGGGTCATGAAGTTCGACGAAACAGGGGAGATGTACCTGGCTGCCCTGCATTCAGGGGTATCCGTGACCGAGGTCAAGGAGAACACCGGGTGGGATCTGAAGGTGTCCCGCAACCTTGAGGAGAATGCCCCTCCCACCCCGGAGGAACTCCGGGTTCTCCGGGAGGAGCTGGACCCTCACCGCATCTACCTGGGCAAGTTGGAGTAA
- a CDS encoding CoA-transferase, with protein MESKIVSMGEAVRANVRDGDVIYLAGFTHLIPFAAGHEILRQGKRNLTLCRATPDLIYDQMVAAGCASKVVFSWMGNPGVGPLRAIRREIEAGQLEIEEYSHFDMVTRLMAGASNLPFLPVKSNKGSDLVEANRWIKWVTCPYTGESISTVPSLKPDVTFIHAQRADPEGNTQIWGIVGEQREAAFAAKRVVVSVEEVVPGEVVRSDPNRTMIPGFLVSAVVEEPWGAHPSYAQGFYDRDNQHYLAWDTVSRDASALEAWLEEWVLGVNCRREYMGKMDASQVLGLFPRTRPSYSVDYGIYR; from the coding sequence GTGGAGTCCAAGATAGTGAGCATGGGGGAGGCTGTCCGGGCTAACGTGAGGGACGGTGATGTGATCTACCTCGCGGGATTCACTCATCTCATTCCCTTCGCGGCAGGTCACGAGATCCTTCGCCAGGGCAAGAGGAACCTCACCCTCTGCCGTGCCACTCCGGACCTCATCTATGACCAGATGGTGGCGGCGGGGTGCGCCTCCAAGGTGGTATTCAGCTGGATGGGGAACCCAGGTGTGGGCCCATTGAGGGCCATCCGGCGAGAGATCGAGGCTGGCCAGCTCGAGATTGAGGAGTACTCCCATTTTGACATGGTGACCAGGCTCATGGCGGGTGCTTCGAACCTCCCGTTCCTTCCGGTGAAGAGCAACAAGGGCTCCGACCTGGTTGAGGCGAACCGGTGGATCAAGTGGGTGACCTGCCCCTACACGGGGGAGAGCATCAGCACCGTCCCCAGCCTCAAGCCCGATGTCACCTTCATCCACGCCCAGAGGGCAGACCCGGAGGGCAACACCCAGATATGGGGGATCGTCGGCGAGCAGCGGGAGGCGGCCTTCGCCGCCAAGCGTGTGGTGGTTTCCGTTGAGGAGGTCGTCCCCGGAGAGGTTGTGCGCTCCGATCCCAACCGTACCATGATCCCGGGGTTCCTGGTGTCAGCCGTGGTGGAGGAACCGTGGGGCGCCCACCCATCCTACGCCCAGGGCTTCTACGACCGGGACAACCAGCACTACCTGGCCTGGGATACTGTGTCCAGGGACGCCTCCGCCCTGGAGGCGTGGCTAGAGGAATGGGTTCTGGGGGTGAACTGCCGCCGGGAATACATGGGCAAGATGGATGCTTCCCAGGTCCTCGGCCTCTTTCCCAGGACCAGGCCTAGCTACTCCGTGGACTATGGTATCTACCGGTAG
- a CDS encoding DUF3870 domain-containing protein: MNKNVVLVTGYAKAPEGTSMHQVFRHAGVVLAINPENDTIEDAECTFVTDLAKKFFRDLLVGYDLNQGLGPIQKDMEERYLAPSQQAVMMAVRTAVQRYTEKKQKKSPAGRVWGEPAE; encoded by the coding sequence ATGAACAAGAATGTTGTCCTGGTCACCGGGTACGCCAAGGCTCCGGAGGGCACCTCCATGCACCAGGTATTCAGGCACGCCGGGGTGGTCTTGGCCATCAATCCGGAGAACGACACCATAGAGGATGCGGAATGCACCTTTGTCACGGACCTGGCCAAAAAGTTCTTCAGGGACCTCCTTGTGGGATACGATCTCAACCAGGGTCTGGGACCCATCCAGAAAGACATGGAGGAGCGCTACCTGGCCCCATCCCAGCAGGCCGTCATGATGGCAGTACGCACGGCGGTGCAGCGCTACACAGAGAAGAAGCAAAAGAAGAGCCCCGCAGGAAGGGTTTGGGGCGAGCCCGCCGAATAG
- the panB gene encoding 3-methyl-2-oxobutanoate hydroxymethyltransferase, which translates to MEKRKVSAQEVRISKGSKRLCMVTAYDYPFALLVDRVDIEMILVGDSLGMVVQGNPDTTPVTVDEIIYHTRAVRRGAPNTMIVADLPFMSYQVSPEEALRNAGRLVKEGGADAVKLEGGQDQAEAVRKITRAGIPVMGHIGLLPQTAQAMGGFRVQGKDVETARGIYHDAVALADAGVFSVVIEAVPAPLGKIITERLPVPTIGIGAGPECDGQVLVIHDLLGLFDRFVPRFVKRYAQLGREAGEALSMFSSEVRNRSFPGSEHSFTGNEEELRRALGC; encoded by the coding sequence ATGGAGAAGCGCAAGGTATCAGCCCAGGAAGTGAGGATATCCAAGGGCTCCAAGAGGCTCTGCATGGTGACTGCCTACGACTACCCCTTTGCCCTCCTGGTGGACAGGGTGGACATTGAGATGATCCTCGTGGGGGATTCCCTGGGGATGGTGGTCCAGGGTAACCCGGACACCACACCTGTAACAGTCGATGAGATCATCTACCACACCCGGGCCGTAAGGCGAGGTGCCCCGAACACCATGATCGTGGCGGACCTTCCCTTCATGTCCTACCAGGTCAGCCCGGAGGAGGCGCTGCGGAACGCCGGGCGCCTCGTGAAGGAGGGCGGGGCAGACGCCGTGAAACTCGAAGGCGGCCAGGACCAGGCTGAGGCCGTGAGGAAGATCACCCGGGCGGGTATTCCCGTGATGGGCCACATAGGACTCCTACCCCAGACAGCCCAGGCCATGGGGGGCTTCAGGGTCCAGGGGAAGGACGTGGAGACTGCAAGGGGCATCTACCATGATGCGGTAGCCCTGGCGGATGCGGGTGTCTTCTCCGTGGTAATCGAGGCGGTGCCTGCTCCTTTAGGGAAGATCATCACAGAGAGACTGCCGGTTCCCACCATCGGCATCGGGGCTGGCCCGGAGTGTGACGGCCAGGTGCTGGTCATCCATGACCTCCTGGGGCTGTTTGACCGCTTCGTGCCCAGGTTCGTTAAGCGGTACGCCCAGCTGGGCCGGGAGGCCGGAGAGGCCTTGAGCATGTTTTCCTCGGAGGTGCGGAACAGGAGCTTCCCCGGAAGTGAACACTCTTTCACCGGGAACGAGGAGGAATTGAGGCGGGCCCTGGGCTGCTAG
- a CDS encoding M20 family metallopeptidase, translating to MDLDSLAGSIDRKALVELTRRLVRIPSVYRPGASGEGEGEGEVASFVADYLKGMGLEPQWEEVEPGRPNVWAEVRGNAPGPCLLLEAHTDVVTEGDPGAWTYPPFEAVLASGRIYGRGSADTKGNLAAAIMAVKALAAHRDSWRGKVILCCPVDEEGMMKGIKRFLQAGHAAGVDAALICEPEENQVCVSQKGAMRATITVKGKMAHGAIPRVGINPIPRMARVLLAVEKIEEWQCREHGEHPHLGWPSLTPTIFQAPQTGEPQINVVPSEAYATLDIRTIPGQSEEVLESGLRSILQKESFADPKFNATMEIIERRPWTETPMDHPLVKSVSEAARRVLGRPPVYNGVPGATDGTFLHVAGIPIVTTGAGGRLIPHQVDEYVDVQELVEASQIFAVAAALFLG from the coding sequence GTGGACCTGGATTCCCTGGCAGGTTCCATTGACCGGAAGGCACTGGTAGAACTCACTCGCCGCCTGGTCAGGATCCCCAGCGTCTACCGGCCTGGGGCAAGCGGCGAGGGAGAGGGCGAGGGAGAGGTCGCCAGTTTCGTGGCGGACTACCTTAAGGGCATGGGCCTTGAACCGCAGTGGGAGGAGGTTGAGCCCGGCCGTCCCAATGTGTGGGCTGAGGTTAGGGGAAACGCTCCCGGCCCATGCCTGCTCCTTGAGGCCCACACAGACGTTGTCACCGAGGGAGACCCCGGGGCCTGGACCTACCCTCCCTTTGAGGCGGTGCTAGCAAGCGGGCGAATATATGGTAGGGGCTCCGCGGATACCAAGGGAAACCTGGCCGCGGCCATCATGGCGGTGAAGGCCCTGGCGGCCCACAGGGACTCCTGGCGGGGCAAGGTTATCCTGTGCTGCCCTGTGGACGAGGAAGGCATGATGAAGGGGATAAAGCGGTTCCTCCAGGCGGGGCATGCGGCGGGTGTTGATGCCGCCCTCATATGTGAGCCTGAGGAGAACCAAGTTTGTGTCTCACAAAAGGGAGCCATGAGGGCTACCATCACGGTAAAGGGGAAGATGGCCCACGGTGCCATCCCCCGGGTGGGCATCAATCCCATACCTCGCATGGCCCGGGTCCTCCTGGCTGTGGAGAAGATTGAGGAATGGCAGTGCAGGGAACACGGGGAACACCCGCACCTGGGCTGGCCCAGCCTGACCCCCACTATCTTCCAGGCTCCCCAAACCGGCGAACCCCAGATCAACGTGGTTCCATCTGAGGCCTACGCCACGCTGGACATAAGGACCATTCCGGGTCAGTCTGAAGAGGTCCTGGAATCCGGACTCCGGTCCATCCTGCAAAAGGAGTCCTTCGCGGACCCCAAGTTCAATGCCACCATGGAGATCATTGAGCGCAGGCCCTGGACGGAAACCCCCATGGATCACCCACTGGTGAAGTCAGTATCCGAGGCAGCCAGGAGGGTCCTGGGCAGGCCGCCCGTCTACAATGGGGTGCCCGGAGCCACCGATGGCACATTCCTCCATGTGGCAGGGATCCCCATCGTCACCACAGGCGCCGGCGGGCGCCTCATCCCCCACCAGGTCGACGAGTACGTTGATGTGCAGGAGCTGGTAGAAGCATCCCAGATATTCGCTGTGGCAGCGGCTCTTTTCCTGGGATGA
- a CDS encoding P1 family peptidase, which yields MEWVTPEIGGFLVGHATDPEGLTGCSVVLCAEGAVAGVDVRGAAPGTRETDLLRPMNLVERVHAVLLSGGSAFGLDAAAGVVRFLEERGIGFDTKVARVPIVPAAVLFDLGLGSPKSRPDAAMGYRACEAARERPGEEGNVGAGTGASVGKVAGPGLAMKAGLGMACARLARGVKVAAIVAVNAFGDVLDYASGRILAGARKPLVGGFLNTLNAMTTELGQRALGFSSNTTIGVVYTNAVLDKEGANKVAQMAHDGLARSIVPVHTMFDGDTIFVMSRGKTQADLSTIGSVAALAVAEAVKRAVLKAEPAGGLPSASSLHGSDGG from the coding sequence GTGGAGTGGGTGACGCCTGAGATCGGCGGCTTCCTGGTGGGACACGCCACAGACCCAGAGGGCCTGACCGGCTGCAGCGTTGTGCTGTGTGCCGAGGGAGCCGTGGCGGGTGTGGACGTGCGGGGCGCGGCCCCCGGCACCCGGGAGACGGACCTCCTTAGGCCGATGAACCTGGTGGAGAGGGTACACGCGGTGCTCCTGTCAGGGGGGAGCGCCTTCGGGCTGGACGCTGCCGCCGGGGTCGTGCGTTTCCTGGAAGAGCGAGGCATAGGGTTTGACACGAAGGTTGCCAGGGTTCCCATCGTCCCTGCTGCGGTGCTCTTTGACCTCGGATTGGGGAGCCCTAAGTCAAGGCCTGATGCGGCCATGGGCTACAGGGCATGTGAGGCGGCCCGGGAAAGACCCGGGGAGGAAGGCAACGTTGGAGCGGGTACTGGGGCCAGCGTGGGGAAGGTAGCGGGGCCCGGCCTTGCCATGAAGGCAGGTTTGGGGATGGCCTGCGCCCGCTTGGCCCGGGGGGTGAAGGTGGCCGCTATTGTGGCGGTGAATGCCTTTGGGGACGTCCTGGACTACGCCAGCGGGAGGATCCTGGCGGGCGCGAGGAAACCCCTTGTAGGAGGGTTCCTCAACACCCTCAATGCCATGACCACGGAACTGGGCCAGCGGGCGCTGGGTTTTTCCAGCAACACCACGATAGGCGTGGTGTACACCAACGCGGTCCTGGACAAGGAGGGCGCCAACAAGGTGGCCCAGATGGCCCACGACGGGCTGGCCCGGTCTATTGTGCCCGTGCACACCATGTTTGACGGCGATACGATCTTCGTCATGTCCCGGGGAAAAACCCAGGCAGATCTGAGCACCATCGGTTCCGTGGCGGCCCTGGCGGTTGCGGAGGCGGTGAAGAGGGCAGTGCTGAAGGCGGAGCCCGCGGGGGGGCTGCCTTCTGCATCCAGCCTCCACGGCAGCGATGGAGGGTGA
- a CDS encoding energy-coupling factor transporter transmembrane component T, translating to MELGKNVTIGQFVDRDSQVHRLDPRTKIVSLILLLIGLFMTKTYLGYFTFFVLVFLLIRASRLPLGYTLSGLKPMLPVLVILWVFQLLFGGSAHEGSPILFQFSFITATLDALHRGTMSILRVIILVLLTSILTLATDIVDLTDGGEALMRPFQKVGLPANELAMVFTIALRFVPTLVDELERIMKAQIARGADLETGNFIGRTRKLLPLLIPLFYNSFQRAEELILAMDARCYTGGKGRSKLVQLRFGTADYIALLLIILFDIGVLILAGRIPASLILKG from the coding sequence ATGGAACTGGGGAAGAACGTAACCATAGGGCAGTTCGTGGATAGGGACTCTCAGGTCCACCGGCTGGACCCTCGCACGAAGATAGTCTCTCTCATACTTCTCCTAATTGGGCTCTTCATGACCAAGACATACCTGGGTTACTTCACCTTCTTCGTCCTGGTGTTCCTGCTCATAAGGGCGTCCCGGCTCCCCCTGGGCTACACCCTTTCGGGGCTGAAGCCCATGCTGCCCGTCCTGGTGATCCTGTGGGTCTTCCAGCTGCTCTTCGGCGGGAGCGCCCACGAGGGTAGCCCCATACTGTTCCAGTTCAGCTTCATCACGGCTACGCTGGATGCCCTTCACCGGGGGACCATGAGCATCCTCAGGGTGATTATCCTGGTTTTGCTTACCTCCATTCTCACCCTGGCAACGGATATTGTGGACCTCACAGACGGCGGCGAAGCCCTGATGCGCCCCTTCCAGAAGGTGGGCCTGCCGGCCAATGAGCTGGCGATGGTATTTACCATTGCGCTGCGCTTTGTGCCCACACTGGTGGATGAGCTCGAGAGGATCATGAAGGCCCAGATCGCCAGGGGTGCAGACCTGGAGACAGGCAACTTCATCGGGCGGACCCGGAAGCTCCTCCCGCTCTTAATCCCATTGTTCTACAATTCCTTCCAGCGGGCGGAGGAACTCATCCTGGCCATGGACGCCCGTTGCTACACAGGGGGGAAGGGTCGCAGCAAGCTGGTGCAGCTGAGGTTTGGAACCGCGGACTATATTGCGTTGCTCCTCATCATACTCTTCGATATTGGAGTGCTGATCCTCGCTGGCCGGATACCTGCCAGCCTCATCCTGAAGGGGTGA
- a CDS encoding energy-coupling factor transporter ATPase, whose translation MIKTENLCHTYMEGTPFQQEVLFDIHLEILERQMVCIIGPTRSGKSTLIQYFNALYVPKRGKVWVSGMDTSRRDLDLRLIRRTVGLVFQYPEHQLFADTVGEDIAFGLKNLGIPRDEMDGRIQAALETVGLDYKTFRNRYIIALSGGQKRRVALASVIALGPKVLILDDPTAGLDPRGRREILSIIRDLHRDGMTVIMVSHNMEDVAAMAQRVVVMKAGRIALDGPPGDIFSKVEELKAMSLGIPQVTEVLWALRSGGYPVETRILDPGLAVREIERAVPKTG comes from the coding sequence GTGATCAAGACGGAGAACCTCTGTCACACCTACATGGAGGGAACCCCTTTCCAGCAGGAGGTCCTGTTTGACATCCATCTGGAGATCCTGGAAAGGCAGATGGTGTGCATCATCGGCCCTACGCGGTCAGGGAAGTCCACGCTGATCCAGTACTTCAACGCACTCTATGTGCCCAAGCGTGGCAAGGTCTGGGTATCCGGGATGGATACCTCCCGAAGGGACCTGGATCTCAGGTTGATCCGCCGCACCGTAGGCCTGGTGTTCCAGTATCCTGAACACCAGCTCTTCGCTGACACGGTAGGAGAGGATATCGCTTTTGGCCTTAAGAACCTGGGCATCCCCAGAGACGAGATGGACGGTAGGATCCAGGCTGCCCTGGAGACCGTCGGGCTTGACTACAAGACCTTCAGAAACCGCTATATTATCGCCCTGAGCGGGGGGCAGAAGCGCCGTGTAGCCTTGGCTAGCGTAATCGCGCTAGGGCCCAAGGTGCTAATCCTTGATGACCCCACCGCTGGCCTGGATCCCCGGGGGAGGCGTGAGATCCTCTCGATTATCCGGGACCTGCACCGGGACGGGATGACCGTGATCATGGTGTCCCATAACATGGAGGATGTGGCCGCCATGGCCCAGCGGGTTGTGGTGATGAAGGCCGGGCGGATCGCCCTAGACGGGCCTCCTGGCGACATCTTCTCCAAGGTAGAGGAGCTCAAGGCCATGAGTCTGGGGATCCCGCAGGTAACCGAGGTCCTGTGGGCCCTGAGGTCTGGCGGGTACCCCGTGGAAACCCGTATCTTGGACCCTGGATTGGCGGTCCGGGAGATCGAGCGGGCTGTACCTAAGACGGGTTAG
- a CDS encoding energy-coupling factor transporter ATPase: protein MIKVEDVLFQYGASTPTPVTALNHVSLKVREGEFLCIVGHNGSGKSTLAKSLNALLTPTSGHIWVDELNTKEKGSIKQVRQRVGMVFQNPDNQLVSSTVERDVAFGMENLGLPREEMQRRLEEALNIVGMTEFGRCPPHLLSGGQKQRVAVAGVFAMRPKYMILDEATSMLDPSGREDVMKTVLRLNRQEGLTVIHITHLMQEVVNADRVIVMEKGEIVMEGTPRQVFRDSERLRQLDLDVPPVTDLGQRLAAQGYRVPLDVLTIPELVGTLKGGIAP, encoded by the coding sequence ATGATCAAGGTCGAGGATGTGTTGTTCCAATACGGGGCCAGCACCCCAACGCCGGTGACAGCCCTCAACCACGTGAGCCTCAAGGTGAGGGAAGGGGAGTTCCTGTGCATTGTGGGACACAACGGCTCTGGCAAGTCCACCCTGGCCAAGAGCCTTAACGCACTGCTTACCCCAACCTCGGGGCACATATGGGTGGATGAACTGAATACCAAGGAGAAGGGCAGCATCAAGCAGGTGAGACAGCGTGTGGGGATGGTGTTCCAGAACCCCGACAACCAGCTGGTCTCCAGCACAGTTGAAAGGGACGTGGCCTTTGGCATGGAGAACCTCGGGCTTCCCAGGGAGGAGATGCAGAGGCGTCTTGAGGAGGCCCTGAACATAGTGGGTATGACGGAGTTTGGCAGGTGCCCCCCCCATCTCCTCTCCGGCGGGCAGAAGCAGAGGGTGGCCGTGGCTGGGGTGTTTGCCATGCGCCCCAAGTACATGATCCTGGATGAGGCCACCTCCATGCTAGACCCCAGCGGCCGGGAGGACGTCATGAAGACGGTGCTCCGCCTGAACCGCCAGGAGGGCCTCACAGTCATCCACATAACCCACCTCATGCAGGAGGTGGTTAATGCGGACAGGGTAATCGTCATGGAGAAGGGCGAGATCGTCATGGAGGGAACCCCCCGGCAAGTCTTCCGGGATTCTGAGAGGCTAAGGCAACTGGATCTGGACGTCCCGCCCGTTACTGACCTGGGCCAGCGCCTGGCTGCTCAGGGCTACCGTGTACCCCTTGATGTTCTCACCATTCCGGAACTGGTGGGCACGTTGAAGGGAGGTATAGCCCCGTGA
- a CDS encoding ECF transporter S component, whose amino-acid sequence MSGILGAIAILLGVTGLGFIPVPTPAAHATIMHVPAIIGGVVEGPAVGAIVGFIFGLFSFLRATTPLFADPLVAILPRIFIGITAFLVYVPLRKVNEALALVVAAVVGTATNTILVLGMATVRGYLPGNVSVALGITHGVPEIVVAAIIVLAVGLGLKRFTGSTGKVQKS is encoded by the coding sequence ATGTCGGGAATTCTCGGAGCCATCGCCATTCTCCTGGGTGTCACGGGCCTCGGCTTCATTCCGGTGCCGACGCCAGCAGCCCATGCCACCATCATGCATGTTCCCGCCATCATTGGCGGTGTGGTGGAAGGCCCAGCTGTCGGGGCCATAGTGGGCTTCATCTTCGGACTCTTCAGCTTCCTCAGGGCGACCACTCCTCTGTTCGCAGACCCGCTCGTCGCCATCTTGCCTCGGATCTTCATCGGCATCACGGCCTTCCTGGTCTACGTCCCGCTTCGCAAGGTCAATGAGGCGCTGGCCCTGGTGGTGGCGGCTGTCGTGGGCACGGCCACCAACACCATTCTGGTGCTTGGTATGGCCACAGTCCGTGGCTACCTGCCAGGCAATGTGTCTGTTGCCTTAGGGATTACCCACGGTGTGCCCGAGATCGTGGTGGCAGCCATCATCGTCTTGGCAGTGGGCCTAGGCCTCAAGAGATTCACCGGATCAACTGGCAAAGTGCAGAAGTCCTGA
- a CDS encoding IclR family transcriptional regulator, with translation MSSNLVQSVKRALSILETLAQNRADLGVSDLGRALGLSKSTVHRLLATLEEGGYVQSSSPGRYALGIKAFEVGSAVLNRMGLRNVALGPMQELADLTRETVNLALLDGLEIVYIDRIECSEPLRMDLQIGRRVPTHCSALGKAILAFLDPQESRDIMRRLSFSRYTARTITDSEALRRELPVIREQGYSVDDEEYIEGIRCVAAPLFDYHSRPVAALSVAGPSVRLTPGRIESVAQVLLTATRSISRGLGFRDANLNTPGMAGSR, from the coding sequence GTGTCGAGCAACTTGGTCCAGTCGGTGAAGCGTGCCCTCTCCATACTGGAAACCCTGGCTCAGAACAGAGCCGACCTGGGGGTTAGTGACCTGGGGAGGGCACTGGGCTTGAGCAAGAGTACCGTCCACCGTTTGCTGGCCACCTTGGAGGAGGGGGGTTACGTGCAGTCCTCCTCTCCAGGCAGGTACGCCTTGGGCATCAAGGCCTTCGAGGTGGGCAGCGCCGTGCTGAACCGGATGGGCCTGAGGAATGTCGCGCTGGGGCCCATGCAGGAACTGGCGGATCTCACCAGGGAGACCGTCAACCTTGCGCTCCTTGACGGCCTGGAGATCGTGTACATTGATCGTATCGAGTGCTCAGAGCCCCTGAGGATGGACCTCCAGATTGGAAGGCGCGTTCCCACGCATTGCAGTGCCCTGGGCAAGGCAATACTGGCCTTCCTTGATCCCCAGGAGTCTCGGGACATCATGAGGCGGCTGAGTTTTTCGCGGTACACAGCCAGGACTATTACCGATAGCGAAGCCCTGCGGAGGGAACTGCCGGTCATTCGTGAGCAGGGCTACTCCGTTGACGATGAGGAGTACATTGAGGGAATCCGCTGCGTGGCAGCACCACTCTTTGACTACCACAGCAGGCCTGTGGCCGCCCTGAGCGTCGCGGGGCCCTCCGTCAGGTTGACACCGGGCCGCATCGAGAGCGTGGCCCAGGTTCTGCTCACCGCGACCCGGAGCATCTCCCGGGGGCTGGGGTTCCGGGATGCGAACCTCAACACCCCCGGGATGGCGGGTTCTCGCTGA